A part of Coriobacteriia bacterium genomic DNA contains:
- the heR gene encoding heliorhodopsin HeR: MDEERRFKRLRLYNVVMGFIHLAQGAAIVALSQPYAVPVTASWMNTRPGPGVFSMPQLYFEFELGYAVALFLFFSALAHFVIAGPAYKRYVEGLKQSRNYYRWIEYSLSSSLMVVLISALVGITDIAALTAIFGVNAMMILFGLLMEKYEQPGKPDWTAFIFGSIAGIVPWIAIADYLWGPGASDLTPTFVYWIFASMFVFFNSFAVNMILQYKQVGKWKDYLFGESSYVLLSLVSKSLLAWLVFANVLIPQ; this comes from the coding sequence ATGGACGAGGAACGCCGCTTCAAGAGATTGAGGCTCTACAACGTCGTGATGGGCTTCATCCATCTGGCGCAGGGAGCGGCCATCGTTGCGCTCTCGCAGCCGTACGCAGTACCCGTGACCGCCTCGTGGATGAACACCCGCCCGGGTCCGGGAGTGTTCAGCATGCCGCAGTTGTACTTTGAGTTCGAGCTCGGCTACGCGGTCGCGCTCTTCTTGTTCTTCTCGGCGCTCGCGCACTTCGTGATCGCCGGACCGGCGTACAAGCGCTACGTCGAGGGCTTGAAGCAGAGCCGCAACTACTACCGGTGGATCGAGTACTCCCTCAGCTCCTCGCTGATGGTGGTGCTCATCTCCGCGCTCGTCGGCATCACCGACATAGCAGCCCTCACGGCGATCTTCGGCGTGAACGCGATGATGATCCTGTTCGGCCTGCTGATGGAGAAGTACGAGCAGCCGGGCAAGCCCGATTGGACCGCGTTCATCTTCGGCAGCATCGCGGGGATCGTGCCCTGGATCGCTATCGCCGACTACCTCTGGGGACCCGGCGCGAGCGACCTTACGCCTACCTTCGTGTACTGGATCTTCGCCTCGATGTTCGTGTTCTTCAACAGCTTCGCGGTGAACATGATCCTGCAGTACAAGCAGGTCGGTAAGTGGAAGGACTACCTGTTCGGCGAGTCCTCCTACGTGCTCCTGAGCCTGGTGTCCAAGTCACTGCTAGCGTGGCTCGTGTTCGCGAACGTGCTGATCCCGCAGTAG
- the dusB gene encoding tRNA dihydrouridine synthase DusB: MRELLPPGSVVLGPMAGVTEAPFRGICKRMGAALTYTEMISAKGLHYNPDARVSRAMLTFDPAETPCAVQLFGSEPALMAEQAARIVAEYGQHVACIDINMGCPVTKIVSNGEGSALMRTPELAAEIVGRLAEAVRVPVTVKFRKGWDEASANAVDFARAMEAAGASALCVHGRTRQQFYRGTADWDVIAEVKAAVSVPVIGSGDVFSAGDAKAMLDRTGADAVMVARGAQGNPWIFREARALIDHGEVLAPPSAFERVEMAREHARALVAFGGEHAVARMRKHVAWYITGMPGASHVRERVNHIGSSAELDALLVEYREFLAERGE, encoded by the coding sequence ATGCGCGAACTCCTCCCGCCCGGCAGCGTGGTGCTCGGACCGATGGCGGGCGTGACCGAGGCGCCGTTCCGCGGCATCTGCAAGCGGATGGGCGCAGCGCTCACCTACACGGAGATGATCAGCGCGAAAGGGCTGCACTACAACCCTGACGCGCGCGTCTCTCGCGCCATGCTCACATTCGATCCGGCCGAGACGCCGTGTGCAGTGCAGCTCTTCGGCTCGGAGCCGGCGCTCATGGCCGAGCAGGCGGCGCGCATCGTGGCCGAGTACGGCCAGCACGTCGCGTGTATCGACATCAACATGGGCTGCCCGGTCACGAAGATCGTGAGCAACGGCGAGGGCTCCGCACTCATGCGCACGCCGGAGCTGGCGGCCGAGATCGTGGGCAGGCTGGCCGAAGCGGTCCGGGTACCGGTGACCGTGAAGTTCCGCAAGGGCTGGGACGAGGCGAGCGCGAACGCCGTGGACTTCGCGCGCGCCATGGAGGCGGCTGGCGCCTCGGCGCTCTGCGTGCACGGCCGCACGCGCCAGCAGTTCTACCGCGGCACCGCCGACTGGGACGTGATCGCCGAGGTGAAGGCCGCGGTGAGCGTGCCGGTCATCGGCAGCGGGGACGTGTTTTCGGCAGGCGACGCCAAGGCGATGCTCGACCGCACGGGCGCAGACGCCGTGATGGTCGCGCGCGGCGCACAGGGCAATCCGTGGATCTTTCGCGAGGCGCGCGCGCTCATCGACCATGGTGAGGTGCTCGCTCCCCCGTCGGCGTTCGAGCGAGTGGAGATGGCGCGCGAGCATGCGCGGGCGCTCGTGGCCTTCGGCGGCGAGCACGCGGTCGCGCGCATGCGCAAGCATGTGGCGTGGTACATCACGGGCATGCCGGGCGCGAGCCACGTGCGCGAGCGCGTGAACCACATCGGTTCCTCGGCGGAACTCGACGCACTGTTGGTCGAGTACCGCGAGTTTCTGGCCGAACGGGGCGAATAG
- a CDS encoding heavy metal translocating P-type ATPase codes for MPAAHDRHEGHSAAMFRSRFWLSLALTVPTVIWSEAVQHLLGYSAPAFPGSAYVPAVFGTIVFVYGGLPFLKGARNELRDRLPGMMTLISLAIGVAFGFSLAVTLGVPGMDLWWELATLVTIMLLGHWIEMRSIAQAQGALAELAKLLPDTAERIGADGSAEQVPVSALTAGDLLLVRPGARVPADGEVAEGESTLDESMITGESRPASKAAGDAVIAGTVNGAGSLRVRVTRTGEDTALAGIMRLVAGAQASRSRAQDLADRAARLLTFVAIGSAVITAVAWWLVGAEWTYTVERVVTVLVIACPHALGLAIPLVVAISTTLGARSGLLVRDRRGLEEARLIDTVVFDKTGTLTLAEHRVVDEAYAEGVDPAEALALAAAVEGDSEHPVARAIIARAAEKSARPLHASGFEALPGQGVRASVEGRKIAVGGPALLDALDLEVPPALEEALARSAAAGRSAVYLVDGDTVLALFSVADAVRPESREAIDRLHAMGIDTAMLTGDAEPVAQAVAAELGIDRVLAEVLPADKAHEIEKLQAGGMRVAMVGDGVNDAPALATADVGIAIGAGTEVAVEAGDIVLVRSDPRDVASIVSLSRATYRKMVQNLWWAAGYNIVAIPLAAGLLARWGIVLSPAVGAVLMSASTVIVAANAQLLRRWRPES; via the coding sequence ATGCCTGCGGCCCACGACCGCCATGAGGGCCACAGCGCTGCGATGTTCCGCAGCCGTTTCTGGCTCTCGCTCGCGCTCACCGTACCCACGGTCATCTGGTCGGAGGCCGTCCAGCACCTGCTCGGCTATTCGGCGCCCGCCTTCCCCGGCTCGGCGTACGTGCCGGCGGTCTTCGGGACGATCGTCTTTGTCTACGGCGGGCTGCCGTTCCTCAAGGGCGCTCGCAACGAGCTCCGCGACCGGCTGCCGGGGATGATGACGCTCATCTCGCTCGCAATCGGCGTGGCGTTCGGCTTCAGCCTCGCGGTCACGCTCGGCGTGCCGGGCATGGACCTGTGGTGGGAGCTCGCGACGCTCGTGACGATCATGCTCCTCGGCCACTGGATCGAGATGCGCTCGATCGCGCAGGCCCAAGGCGCTCTCGCGGAGCTGGCGAAACTGCTGCCCGACACCGCCGAGCGGATCGGCGCCGACGGCTCGGCCGAGCAGGTGCCAGTCTCGGCGCTCACGGCGGGCGACCTCCTGCTCGTTCGGCCGGGCGCACGTGTGCCGGCCGACGGCGAGGTGGCCGAGGGCGAGAGCACGCTCGACGAGTCGATGATCACGGGAGAATCCCGGCCGGCGAGCAAGGCCGCGGGTGATGCGGTGATCGCCGGCACCGTGAACGGCGCCGGGTCGTTGCGTGTGCGCGTGACGCGCACCGGCGAGGACACCGCGCTCGCCGGCATCATGCGACTCGTGGCGGGCGCACAGGCGTCGCGCTCGCGCGCGCAAGACCTCGCGGATCGCGCGGCCAGGCTCCTTACGTTCGTGGCGATCGGGTCCGCGGTGATCACCGCCGTGGCCTGGTGGCTCGTCGGCGCCGAGTGGACGTACACCGTCGAGCGCGTGGTGACCGTGCTCGTGATCGCATGCCCGCACGCGCTCGGCCTGGCCATCCCGCTCGTGGTCGCGATCTCCACGACCCTCGGCGCGCGCAGCGGGCTGCTCGTCCGCGACCGGCGCGGGCTTGAGGAGGCGCGGCTGATCGACACGGTTGTCTTCGACAAGACCGGCACCCTCACGCTCGCCGAGCACCGCGTGGTTGACGAGGCCTACGCTGAGGGCGTCGACCCGGCAGAAGCGCTCGCGCTGGCAGCCGCCGTGGAGGGCGACTCCGAGCACCCTGTGGCGCGCGCGATCATCGCGCGAGCCGCCGAGAAGAGCGCCCGGCCTCTGCACGCGAGCGGGTTCGAGGCGCTCCCGGGCCAGGGCGTGCGTGCGAGCGTGGAGGGCCGCAAGATCGCCGTCGGCGGTCCGGCGCTGCTCGACGCGCTCGACCTCGAGGTCCCGCCCGCACTCGAGGAGGCACTTGCCCGCTCGGCCGCAGCAGGACGCTCGGCGGTCTATCTGGTGGATGGCGACACGGTGCTGGCTCTGTTCTCCGTCGCCGATGCGGTGCGTCCCGAGTCGCGCGAGGCGATCGACCGCCTGCACGCCATGGGTATCGATACGGCCATGCTCACCGGAGACGCGGAGCCCGTGGCGCAAGCGGTGGCTGCCGAGCTCGGCATCGACCGCGTGCTCGCCGAGGTGCTTCCGGCCGACAAGGCGCACGAGATCGAGAAGCTGCAGGCGGGCGGCATGCGCGTCGCGATGGTGGGCGACGGTGTGAACGATGCGCCGGCGCTTGCGACCGCCGATGTGGGAATCGCGATCGGCGCCGGCACCGAGGTGGCGGTCGAAGCCGGCGACATCGTGCTCGTGCGCTCGGACCCGCGCGATGTGGCCTCCATCGTCTCGCTCAGCCGCGCCACCTACCGGAAGATGGTGCAGAACCTGTGGTGGGCGGCCGGGTACAACATCGTGGCGATACCACTAGCCGCCGGGCTGCTCGCTCGCTGGGGAATCGTGCTCTCCCCCGCCGTCGGCGCGGTGCTCATGTCGGCAAGCACGGTGATCGTGGCCGCCAACGCACAGCTGCTACGGCGGTGGCGCCCCGAAAGCTGA
- a CDS encoding helix-turn-helix domain-containing protein, giving the protein MIAARQTAGITQAELGRRLGVAQPQVARWEAAAYRNVALERVSAVAEALGFDIAAPDLPLAAEAPGTYETTLPGADAEALRALARTRTSPAALAAFARTHGIERLELFGSVLRPDFTPESDVDVLVTYAPDRVPSLFRLVDHETELAGLLRRRVDLVSRRGIERSENTIRREAILTTARTIYARP; this is encoded by the coding sequence ATGATCGCGGCACGGCAGACCGCCGGAATCACCCAGGCGGAGCTCGGCCGCCGCCTTGGCGTGGCCCAGCCGCAGGTGGCACGGTGGGAGGCCGCTGCCTACCGAAACGTGGCCCTTGAACGCGTGAGCGCGGTGGCCGAGGCGCTCGGCTTCGACATCGCCGCGCCAGATCTGCCGCTCGCGGCCGAAGCCCCCGGCACGTACGAGACCACCCTACCGGGCGCCGATGCCGAGGCCCTGCGCGCCCTCGCGCGCACCCGCACCTCACCCGCGGCGCTGGCCGCATTCGCACGCACGCACGGCATCGAGCGGCTCGAGCTGTTCGGCTCTGTGCTGAGGCCCGACTTCACGCCGGAGAGCGACGTGGATGTTCTCGTGACCTACGCGCCCGATCGAGTGCCGTCGCTCTTCAGGCTTGTCGACCACGAAACCGAACTCGCCGGCCTGTTGCGCCGTCGGGTGGACCTCGTCTCGCGCCGTGGCATCGAGCGAAGTGAGAACACGATACGGCGTGAGGCAATCCTCACAACCGCTCGGACGATCTATGCGCGACCCTGA
- a CDS encoding DUF86 domain-containing protein, translating to MRDPEASLADIAVYARRAVAYLDGMSLAEFACNTGVQDQVVRCLTVIGEAARRTPEGLRTRHPDVPWSVMIATRNRLAHEYDGIDIETVWLTVTDDLPSVLQQLEAYLPEA from the coding sequence ATGCGCGACCCTGAAGCCAGTCTGGCCGATATCGCGGTGTACGCTCGCCGCGCCGTGGCCTACTTGGATGGCATGTCCCTTGCCGAGTTCGCGTGCAACACGGGTGTCCAGGACCAGGTGGTACGCTGCCTCACCGTGATCGGGGAGGCCGCCCGCCGAACGCCCGAGGGACTCCGCACCCGGCACCCCGATGTCCCGTGGTCTGTGATGATCGCGACGCGCAACCGCCTCGCCCATGAGTACGACGGCATCGACATCGAAACGGTCTGGTTGACGGTGACCGACGATCTGCCCAGCGTGCTGCAGCAGCTCGAAGCGTATCTGCCCGAGGCCTAG
- the purB gene encoding adenylosuccinate lyase, with the protein MIDRYTRPEMGAIWDLENKFEIWKRIEILACEAQVELGVMPAEDVAIIRERAAFEVERINELEATLNHDVIAFLTNMAEHIDAGYAEDDPKPSRWVHYGMTSSDLGDTALCYQMTQAQDIIIEDVRKLGRICQRRAAEFQDTLCVGRTHGIHAEPMTFGMKWAAWAQALKRAEGRLVATRRFSCAWGAISGAVGSYSNIDPFVESYVCEKLGLTPDPASQQVIARDRHAHVLAVLATVAATAEWIATEIRALQKSDTIEAEEPFTAGQKGSSAMPHKRNPITAERVCGLARVVKANAQVGFDNVALWHERDISHSSAERVVLADSFIATDYLLAKLEWILDGLVVYPEVMIANLEKTRGLIYSSRVLLELVDAGMKREDAYLVVQRNAMAVWDDIQHAREGASYRERLEADAECVLSAEQLDAIFDPRAFLARAGVVFERVAGLEF; encoded by the coding sequence ATGATCGATCGCTACACCCGCCCCGAGATGGGCGCCATCTGGGACCTCGAGAACAAGTTCGAGATTTGGAAGCGGATCGAGATCCTCGCGTGCGAGGCGCAGGTGGAACTCGGCGTGATGCCCGCCGAAGACGTGGCGATCATCCGTGAGCGCGCGGCTTTCGAGGTGGAGCGCATCAACGAACTCGAGGCCACGCTCAACCACGACGTGATCGCGTTCCTCACGAACATGGCCGAGCACATCGACGCGGGATATGCCGAAGACGACCCGAAGCCGTCCCGCTGGGTGCACTACGGCATGACGTCGAGCGACCTCGGCGACACCGCGCTGTGCTACCAGATGACGCAGGCGCAGGACATCATCATCGAAGACGTGCGCAAGCTCGGCCGCATCTGCCAGCGGCGCGCGGCCGAATTCCAGGACACCCTGTGCGTGGGCCGCACACACGGCATCCACGCCGAGCCGATGACCTTCGGCATGAAGTGGGCGGCGTGGGCCCAAGCGCTCAAGCGTGCCGAAGGACGGCTCGTGGCGACCCGCCGCTTCTCGTGCGCGTGGGGCGCCATCTCCGGCGCCGTGGGGTCGTACTCGAACATCGACCCGTTCGTGGAGAGCTACGTCTGCGAGAAGCTCGGCCTCACGCCGGATCCGGCGTCGCAGCAGGTGATCGCGCGCGACCGGCACGCGCACGTGCTCGCGGTGCTCGCCACCGTAGCCGCCACCGCCGAGTGGATCGCCACCGAGATTCGCGCGCTGCAGAAGAGCGACACCATCGAAGCCGAGGAGCCGTTCACCGCCGGGCAGAAGGGCAGCTCGGCGATGCCGCACAAGCGCAATCCGATCACGGCCGAGCGCGTGTGCGGGCTGGCGCGTGTGGTGAAGGCGAACGCGCAGGTGGGCTTCGACAACGTGGCGCTGTGGCACGAGCGCGACATCTCGCATTCGAGCGCCGAGCGCGTGGTGCTCGCCGACAGCTTCATCGCAACCGACTATCTCCTCGCCAAGCTCGAGTGGATCCTCGACGGGCTCGTGGTGTATCCCGAGGTCATGATCGCCAACCTCGAGAAGACGCGTGGGCTCATCTACTCGAGCCGCGTGCTGCTCGAACTTGTTGACGCCGGGATGAAGCGCGAGGACGCATACCTCGTGGTGCAGCGCAACGCCATGGCCGTCTGGGACGACATCCAGCATGCGCGAGAGGGTGCGAGCTACCGCGAGCGGCTCGAGGCGGACGCCGAGTGCGTGCTCTCGGCCGAGCAGCTCGACGCGATCTTTGACCCGCGGGCGTTCCTCGCGAGGGCGGGCGTGGTCTTCGAGCGGGTGGCGGGGCTGGAGTTCTAG
- a CDS encoding helix-turn-helix transcriptional regulator: MNLLPHEEDEFQAMVAADRLTPEYRLAGATYAISEALYVRMEELGLTRKEFAQRMGVSPARITNIFKEKGNFTLKTLVEAAHALDCELTIGLKPREIDNSGEYRLPSAEGASVAAEARASYARTGSVTRADRSRDEEIRQHLASGKLRMEDDQVLMRHQADGSYHPAKFRQASAHSAMEKTNIGRRAYYRSRILAIARETGVSDSRIAAG, translated from the coding sequence ATGAATCTGCTCCCGCACGAGGAGGACGAATTCCAGGCGATGGTGGCCGCCGACCGCCTGACTCCCGAGTATCGGCTCGCAGGCGCAACCTACGCCATCTCCGAAGCACTCTACGTCCGCATGGAGGAGCTCGGGCTCACGCGCAAGGAGTTCGCCCAGCGCATGGGCGTTTCACCTGCCCGAATCACCAACATCTTCAAGGAGAAGGGCAACTTCACACTCAAGACACTCGTCGAAGCCGCGCACGCGCTCGACTGCGAACTCACCATCGGGCTCAAGCCCCGCGAGATCGATAACTCCGGCGAGTATCGCCTCCCGAGCGCCGAGGGTGCGAGTGTCGCGGCCGAGGCTCGCGCTTCCTACGCCCGCACGGGTTCTGTCACCCGCGCGGATCGCTCACGCGATGAGGAGATCCGCCAGCACCTCGCATCGGGCAAGCTGCGCATGGAGGATGACCAGGTACTCATGCGCCATCAGGCCGACGGCTCCTATCATCCGGCGAAGTTTCGGCAGGCCTCCGCCCATTCGGCCATGGAGAAGACCAACATCGGCCGCCGGGCGTACTACCGCAGCCGCATCCTGGCAATCGCCCGCGAGACCGGGGTCTCGGACTCCCGCATAGCCGCCGGATGA
- a CDS encoding fused MFS/spermidine synthase, producing the protein MAEYSHTSAHHRLHVTDRDGVRTLRFERHQQSSMRLDDPFATDIEYVGYLHLTLAISPEPRRALVIGLGGGTFVKQLWRDHPTLHIDAIEIDAEVAAIARELFELPDDQRISVHVTDGRTFLDASDGAYDIIVIDAYDDDHIPRPLVTEEFMRSAYAHLTPDGVVAYNVIGTIAGSQSKPLRSLHRTASNVWRTVWLFRVDAAVSGEQRPENVILLASDAELTDDIVLERIASRVDGSVSVPGFECFGEQLYRGPLRSGDVPILTDPPSRRGR; encoded by the coding sequence ATGGCCGAGTACTCGCATACCTCCGCACACCACCGCCTGCACGTGACAGACCGCGACGGCGTCCGCACGCTGCGCTTCGAGCGCCACCAGCAGTCATCCATGCGGCTCGATGACCCCTTCGCAACCGACATCGAGTACGTGGGTTACCTCCACCTGACGCTTGCGATCTCACCCGAGCCGAGGCGGGCGCTCGTGATCGGGCTCGGTGGCGGAACGTTCGTGAAGCAGCTGTGGCGCGACCACCCGACGCTTCACATCGACGCGATCGAGATAGACGCCGAAGTGGCAGCGATCGCGCGTGAACTCTTCGAGCTGCCGGACGACCAGCGCATCTCGGTGCACGTCACCGACGGTCGCACGTTTCTCGACGCGAGCGACGGCGCCTACGACATCATCGTGATAGACGCCTACGACGACGATCACATCCCCCGCCCGCTCGTCACCGAGGAGTTCATGCGATCGGCCTACGCGCATCTGACCCCGGACGGTGTGGTCGCCTACAACGTGATCGGGACGATCGCCGGAAGCCAGAGCAAGCCCTTGCGGAGCCTGCATCGCACGGCGTCGAACGTGTGGCGCACCGTCTGGCTCTTCCGCGTCGATGCAGCGGTGTCCGGCGAGCAGCGTCCGGAAAACGTGATCCTGCTCGCGAGCGATGCCGAGCTCACCGACGACATCGTGCTTGAGCGCATCGCGAGCCGGGTCGACGGCAGCGTATCGGTTCCCGGCTTCGAGTGCTTCGGCGAGCAGCTCTACCGCGGCCCGCTGCGTTCGGGTGACGTGCCGATCCTGACCGACCCTCCATCTCGGCGCGGGCGCTAG
- a CDS encoding aspartate 1-decarboxylase: protein MKRTMLGGKIHRAVVTEANVAYEGSVSVDEDLLDAAGILPGEFVHIWDVTNAARLTTYAIAAPRGSGAICVNGAAAHLVAAGDLVIIASFVELEDAEARAWAPRAVFVDSANRAVEVRAEEAFRAH from the coding sequence GTGAAGCGCACCATGCTCGGCGGCAAGATCCACCGCGCCGTCGTTACGGAAGCCAACGTGGCGTACGAGGGCAGCGTCTCGGTCGACGAGGACCTGCTCGACGCCGCCGGCATCCTGCCCGGCGAGTTCGTCCACATCTGGGACGTCACCAACGCCGCGCGCCTCACCACCTACGCGATCGCCGCCCCGCGCGGCTCGGGCGCAATCTGCGTGAACGGCGCTGCCGCCCACCTCGTTGCTGCCGGCGATCTCGTGATCATCGCGTCGTTCGTGGAGCTCGAGGACGCCGAAGCCCGCGCCTGGGCTCCGCGCGCGGTGTTCGTGGACTCTGCCAACCGCGCAGTCGAGGTCCGCGCCGAAGAGGCGTTCCGCGCGCACTAG
- a CDS encoding cation-translocating P-type ATPase, whose amino-acid sequence MSKRIPLDPASLDGAFVVEAAHTVPADEVLSHLASTPDGLTADEVARRQEAVGPNELPEGEKRTIPAMILDQFKDFLILLLLGAAVISGVLGELADTIAILVIVILNAVIGVVQEFRAERAMEALREMAAETATVRRDGVAADVPAADLTVGDIVLLDAGRVVPADLRLIESAGLRVAEAALTGESLPVEKYTEAVEGADSPIGDRSSMAYRGTQVVYGRGVGVVTSVGLATELGKIAHLLGSTGDVKTPLQKRLAQFSKQLGLAALGLCTIVFIVGMVQGGDMLEMFITAVALAVAAVPEALPAVATISLALGASRLVKTNTLVRKLPAVEALGSVTYICTDKTGTLTLNKMTVEHLAAGDAQTIATTALDGSGEGLTWLGRALALSNDVTGSDDALVGDPTEIAFYRIAAENGFIPATLTAELPRSAEVPFDSDRKLMTTVHTLPDGGYVSFTKGAAEAILERSREAIAADGAPVALDTDASSALVDSWSAEGLRVLAFGMRRLDTLPEDGNISALEQDLTLIGYTGLVDPPREEAREAVSTCKTAGIIPVMITGDHPATALAIAKRLGIADHKEQMITGVELDALSLEDFEGRVEGIRVYARVAPEQKLKIVQALQDRGEFVAMTGDGVNDAPALATADIGVAMGITGTDVAKEAASMVLLDDNFSSIVSSVREGRRIFDNIRKFIKYTMTSNSGEIWTILLAPLLGMPIPLFPIHILWINLVTDGLPGLAYASEPHERAIMERPPRAPKESIFADGLGTHLIWVGLLMGGASLFMQAWAMPRSPEGHDLYWRTMVFTVLCLSQMGHAMAIRSDRQSLFQIGLLSNKPMLGAVALTFALQMATIYVPFMQKVFKTEALSLGDLLIALALSSVVFWAVEIEKWVKRRKDARSELVAAAA is encoded by the coding sequence ATGTCCAAACGGATCCCGCTCGACCCCGCGTCTCTCGACGGGGCCTTCGTCGTCGAAGCGGCACACACCGTCCCCGCCGACGAGGTCCTCTCCCATCTCGCCAGCACGCCCGATGGCCTGACTGCCGATGAAGTCGCGCGGCGTCAGGAAGCGGTGGGCCCGAACGAGCTTCCCGAGGGCGAGAAGCGCACCATCCCCGCGATGATCCTGGACCAGTTCAAGGACTTCCTTATCCTGCTGCTCCTTGGCGCGGCTGTGATCTCCGGAGTACTCGGAGAGTTGGCCGACACCATCGCCATCCTCGTGATCGTCATCCTGAACGCCGTCATCGGTGTGGTGCAGGAGTTCCGCGCCGAGCGCGCGATGGAAGCACTTCGCGAGATGGCCGCCGAAACCGCCACTGTGCGCCGCGACGGTGTGGCCGCTGACGTACCCGCCGCCGACCTCACCGTCGGCGACATCGTGCTGCTGGACGCCGGGCGTGTGGTGCCCGCGGACCTGCGGCTCATCGAGTCGGCCGGCCTGCGCGTGGCCGAGGCGGCACTCACTGGCGAATCGCTGCCGGTGGAGAAGTACACCGAGGCCGTCGAGGGCGCCGACTCCCCCATCGGCGACCGCTCGAGCATGGCCTACCGCGGCACGCAGGTCGTCTACGGCCGTGGCGTGGGCGTCGTGACCAGCGTGGGTCTCGCAACCGAGCTCGGCAAGATCGCCCACCTGCTCGGCTCGACGGGCGACGTCAAGACGCCGCTGCAGAAACGGCTCGCGCAGTTCAGCAAGCAGCTCGGCCTGGCCGCCCTCGGGCTCTGCACGATCGTCTTCATCGTCGGCATGGTCCAGGGCGGCGACATGCTCGAGATGTTCATCACCGCCGTAGCCCTGGCGGTGGCCGCCGTGCCGGAGGCGCTGCCCGCGGTGGCGACCATCTCACTCGCCCTCGGCGCAAGCAGGCTCGTGAAGACCAACACGCTCGTCCGCAAGCTGCCGGCCGTGGAAGCGCTCGGCTCGGTCACCTACATCTGCACCGACAAGACCGGCACGCTCACGCTCAACAAAATGACCGTGGAGCACCTCGCCGCTGGCGACGCACAGACGATTGCCACCACAGCACTCGACGGCAGCGGCGAGGGTCTCACGTGGCTCGGCCGTGCGCTCGCACTCTCGAACGACGTCACCGGTAGTGACGACGCGCTCGTGGGCGACCCCACCGAGATCGCCTTCTATCGCATCGCCGCCGAGAACGGCTTCATCCCCGCCACGCTCACCGCCGAGCTGCCGCGCTCGGCCGAGGTGCCGTTCGACTCGGACCGCAAGCTCATGACCACCGTGCACACGCTGCCCGACGGTGGGTACGTGTCGTTCACCAAGGGCGCCGCCGAGGCGATCCTCGAGCGCTCGCGTGAGGCAATCGCCGCCGATGGCGCTCCCGTCGCACTCGACACCGACGCATCGTCCGCGCTGGTAGACAGCTGGTCGGCCGAGGGGCTGCGCGTGCTCGCGTTCGGCATGCGGCGTCTCGACACGCTGCCTGAGGACGGCAACATCTCCGCACTCGAGCAGGATCTCACGCTCATCGGCTACACGGGCCTCGTCGACCCGCCCCGCGAGGAGGCGCGCGAGGCGGTAAGCACCTGCAAGACCGCCGGCATCATCCCGGTGATGATCACCGGCGATCACCCGGCCACCGCGCTCGCGATCGCCAAGCGCCTCGGCATCGCGGACCACAAGGAGCAGATGATCACTGGCGTCGAACTCGACGCGCTCTCGCTCGAGGACTTCGAGGGCCGCGTGGAGGGCATTCGCGTGTACGCGCGCGTGGCGCCCGAGCAGAAGCTCAAGATCGTCCAGGCGCTTCAGGACCGCGGTGAGTTCGTGGCGATGACCGGCGACGGCGTGAACGACGCACCCGCGCTCGCCACCGCCGATATCGGCGTGGCGATGGGCATCACCGGCACCGACGTGGCCAAGGAGGCCGCCTCGATGGTGCTGTTGGACGACAACTTCTCCTCGATCGTGTCGTCGGTCCGCGAGGGTCGCCGCATCTTCGACAACATCCGCAAGTTCATCAAGTACACGATGACGTCCAACTCCGGCGAGATCTGGACGATCCTGCTCGCTCCGCTCCTCGGCATGCCGATTCCGCTGTTCCCCATCCACATCCTCTGGATCAACCTCGTCACCGATGGCCTGCCGGGCCTCGCCTATGCAAGCGAGCCGCACGAGCGCGCCATCATGGAGCGTCCGCCGCGCGCGCCCAAGGAGTCGATCTTCGCCGACGGGCTCGGCACGCACCTCATCTGGGTGGGCCTGCTCATGGGTGGCGCATCGCTGTTCATGCAGGCGTGGGCGATGCCGCGCTCACCCGAGGGTCACGACCTCTACTGGCGCACCATGGTCTTCACGGTGCTCTGCCTCTCGCAGATGGGCCACGCCATGGCCATCCGCTCCGACCGCCAGTCGCTCTTCCAGATCGGCCTTCTCTCCAACAAGCCGATGCTCGGAGCGGTGGCGCTCACGTTCGCGCTACAGATGGCGACCATCTACGTGCCGTTCATGCAGAAGGTCTTCAAGACCGAGGCGCTCTCGCTTGGCGACCTGCTGATCGCGCTCGCACTCTCGAGCGTGGTGTTCTGGGCCGTGGAGATAGAGAAGTGGGTCAAGCGTCGCAAAGACGCGCGCTCGGAGCTGGTGGCCGCTGCGGCCTAG